ACGGAAACGCCATTGTACTGAAAAGCAAAAATTTTTCCGCCCCCGGCGAGCACGACGTCGGGATAGCCGTTGTAATCGACATCTGCGATTGTCGGCGGCGAAAGCGGGCAGTTGGTTTCAATTTTGTCAAAATCGGACAGAACAGAACCATCGCTGCGCAGCACAAAAATTTTACCGCCTGTCGTCGAAATTACAATTTCCGGACTGCCGTCGCTATTGATGTCCGCCACAGCGGGTCCCTGAAATTCCCCGTCCGCAGAAAGCGAACTTTTCCAGACCTGATCGCCTTTTTCGTCCATTCGCAGAACATCGCCGCTGCTGCTCACGACGATCCAATCACTGGAGCCGAAAGGAGTCAGATCAGCGAGACCGATAATACTTTCGTCTGTGAGTTTCGCGTAGAAAAAATAATTTTCCTTAAAATCGAGCACAAAGACATTCCCGTCACTCAGCCCAAGAGCTATTTGCGCGACACTGCCGCTGCGAATTAGTGGAGCAGTCATGATCGGCGACATGACTGTTGCGCGGAAAGGTTCGTCGGCGTAACCATCTCCATCCGCATCACGAGGGTGCCAGACGAAGAGCTCGCCCTCAAGAGAAGCGGCGATGACTTCAGGTATTCCGTCCTGATCCATATCCGCCACAGACGGTGGATACGGAAAATGTTCATCGGGAACACTGGCGAAAACAGGTAGCGGTACCAGAACTGTGTCGCCGTTCAATTTGACAATTTTCGTTTTTTCATCATTTTCAAAAAAGCTGCTGCCGTCGCTGTGCCAGGCTAAAATTTTTCCGTTTTCCGTGGCAGCGATCATTTCTTGGCTTCCGTCATGATCCAGGTCAGCCGCGACGATGGGGCTCATGCCGGAATTTTTTCCCAAAAACACTGGGAATCCGGGACGAAACTTTTTAATTTCCAGCGAAAAAGTCATCACAGAATCCAGATCGCTGAAATTGGTCAGGTAAATTCCGCTGCTGGCGCCGGAATAAGCATTGGAATTAGGCATACTTGTCGGCGTGAATCGAACGCTGTCGCTGTCGTTCGCCCAAATGTGATCTTCGTTTTTGCTCCACCAAAAATCGTAAGCGCTGCCGGCGCTGAAACCGGTGATGCCGAAAAAATTGTAAAAATAACCGATGTCCTGTGCCCCATCGGCTTCAACAACGTCCACACCGCGGTGGTGCATGTCCGCATTCACGCGATTGCTGGCAAAATTTTGCTCGATGACCTGCTCGTCGATGTGCCAGATGACAATTCCCGAACCGGGCAGTCCAAAGTCGTACTCGTCGAGATCCACAACTACGCCCAATTTCTGAATGGACGCCGGTAAAATAATATCGCCGTTATCGTTGAATTCGATGCGGTTGCCAAATTCGTCGTGACCGATGGCAATAGCGCGCGATTTCAGCACATTTCGCTGGCGATTTTCGATCAAAAAATATTCTTTGGCATTGATAGGAATTTTGTAAATTTTATTGAAATTGGCGGCAAGGGGAGCAGCAACAGGAATATTTTCCCCGGAAAAAATCGTAATCGGTTCTTCCCAGCCGAGAAAAATTTTGCTCCACGCGCAAGGTTGTACCGGAATGAAGCCGGAGAAACTGCCTGATCCCTGATCCATGATGCCGAATCGTCCGATACCAGGCCGGCCGCTGTCCGTGTCAAACAGATTAGGCAAACCGAGTTGGTGTCCCATCATAATGACTGCCGAGCCCAGCATGGCAATTTCCACGCCGCTCTGGCTTTCGGTCTCCGGCAAAATAATTCCTTCGGAAACGATATTTTGATCGTTATTGACGCGAATCCCCTCGAAATTGGGTTCGTCTTTGCCAATAGTTTTTTTCAAATCGTTCACATTCAAAAAAACCGAAGGAATGTCGCTGGGCGTGGTGTCAAAATCCTGACTGAATTCCGAGCCCACGCCGGCGTGAAAAATAATGTACACATCGAATTGAGAAAAATCGATGTCGCTATTTTCATCCGCCGTCTGAATGGCGTCGCGGAAAAGTTCCGCTAATCCCTGGTCTAATGGTTCTTCACCGGCATTGGGATTGTAATATGCCATTGGCTGCGGCAGAGAATAGGCGCTGTCCTGCTGCTGCGGAAAGACAAAGTAGTTCTCCGCGCCGTCGGAAATTTGCAGCGTCAATTTTCCGCGTGACACATTCTCGTAATAATTTTTCAGTGCTTTCAGTTGGTTGATAAAGTAATTGCGATTATGAGGCGGGGAATTTATCACAATCGAATCCGGCTGGGACAAATCAAACAAGCCGTTGCCAGTGGTCGTGCGATCGTTATCCGGCTGAAATTGGACGCGGAGCGCTAAAATTTTCAGCGTATCCGGCAGTTCAGCTTTCAACTGAGGAGTTTGCCCATTCTCTCCGGAAAAAATATTTTTCACGAATCGCTGAGACAGGCTGCTTTTGTAATAGCGCGGCATTTTTTTTTGTTCATTAGGCCGGCCTGTGGTGAATGTCAGGAATAAAATGAGCGGCACAAAAAGTAATCGTTTCACACGCATATTTCCGTCGTTCAATTTACATGATTAAAATCCGCAAGCGACGACCGCTTGCGGATTCGGCGAATTTTTGGAAAACAAGGAAAATTTCAATCAGTCAATTTCATTAAAAACCGATTTGCATCGTGTAGCGCATGGTATTCGCCAGCGGGTGTCCCTGTTCCGCGGAGACGTAACTGAAATCAAAGCTGTACAGTGAATATTGAATGCCGGCGCCGAAAGTCAGGTATTTTACCTTTCCTTCTTTGTCAAAATAGTAGCCGCCGCGCAGGGCGATGAGATTGTTGTAAATATATTCGATGCCAACGGCGCGCGTGATTTTGTCCAGCTCGCGCTGAAAAGGCTCATCGTACCAGGACGTAATTATTGCCTCATAAAACGGATCAGCTTGATCGTTTTCGTTTTTAGGCGGAGTGACCAATAATTTGTTGATCTCCGTGGAAAGAGTCAATTTATTGTATTTTTGATTGATGAGATGAAAAGCAAAACCGGCGCGAAAATTTGTCGGCAGCGGGTCTGCCTGGGCTTCGTCGATGTAAACAATTTTCGGTCCCATGTTAGTGATTGCCATGCCATATTTGAGGCGATCATTGAGAAAAGGGAAGGTGTACAAAAGACCGACGTCAAAAGAAAAGGCGCTGGCCTGTCCTGATCCTTTTTGTTGACCGGCGCTGAACGGAGCCAAATTGCTTCTGATGAACCGTAAACCCACGCCAACGGCCAGATCGTCTGTGACGGTTGTCCCGTAAGTCGCTGCGATGGCGTATTCGCTGCTGAAAAATTTCTCAGTTGGATTGCCAAATTCATCCATCCCTTGATTTTCGCCCATGTTGATGTAAGCGACATTCACGCCGATCGTTCCCAGACCTTCGATGCTCATGGTAAATGCCAGGTAATCATAAAACATATCGGAGACAAGTCCCGGCAGCCAATTTACGTGCATGATAGTGGCTTTTCGGCCGTAAACATAAGCGAGTCCCGCAGGATTGTAGAAAGTTGCATACGGGTCATCGGCGATGGCGACAAACGCATTTCCCATGCCCGCTGCGCGCGATCCCGGCGCAATCATTAAAAACAAAACCGCAGCTTCGCTCACTGCAAACGCTTGTTGTGCGCCAATGACGATTAGCAATAGCAAAGAAATGATGACGATTGAGCGTTTCATGTTAAACTCCTCTTGCGAATAAAAAATGAATATTATTGCCTGCTTCAAAAATATCTTTTAAAAAAAATCCGAATGAGAAAGGTCTCCCCTCCAAAGAGCAAGGCATACCTCCAGCATTCGGAATTTCGCTGCCATTAAAATTCTTACCAATTTAGCCCTGATGTAGATCGTTTCGTAGAAATTCATTTCCATTAATCTTATCAAAATTCAATTCAATCTCTGATTCCGTATCAAATTCTCTCTATCCTGCCTCCGTTCTCATTCAATTTAACATATTATTTTTTAATAAAGTTAATAGAAATGCCTCATTTGAAAAGTACAATAATAAAACTTATCTTAAAATTAAAAGTTCCTTTTTCCGCAACAAAGATCAACCCTTTTTGAAGCTGGAAACTGC
This window of the Calditrichota bacterium genome carries:
- a CDS encoding T9SS type A sorting domain-containing protein; protein product: MKRLLFVPLILFLTFTTGRPNEQKKMPRYYKSSLSQRFVKNIFSGENGQTPQLKAELPDTLKILALRVQFQPDNDRTTTGNGLFDLSQPDSIVINSPPHNRNYFINQLKALKNYYENVSRGKLTLQISDGAENYFVFPQQQDSAYSLPQPMAYYNPNAGEEPLDQGLAELFRDAIQTADENSDIDFSQFDVYIIFHAGVGSEFSQDFDTTPSDIPSVFLNVNDLKKTIGKDEPNFEGIRVNNDQNIVSEGIILPETESQSGVEIAMLGSAVIMMGHQLGLPNLFDTDSGRPGIGRFGIMDQGSGSFSGFIPVQPCAWSKIFLGWEEPITIFSGENIPVAAPLAANFNKIYKIPINAKEYFLIENRQRNVLKSRAIAIGHDEFGNRIEFNDNGDIILPASIQKLGVVVDLDEYDFGLPGSGIVIWHIDEQVIEQNFASNRVNADMHHRGVDVVEADGAQDIGYFYNFFGITGFSAGSAYDFWWSKNEDHIWANDSDSVRFTPTSMPNSNAYSGASSGIYLTNFSDLDSVMTFSLEIKKFRPGFPVFLGKNSGMSPIVAADLDHDGSQEMIAATENGKILAWHSDGSSFFENDEKTKIVKLNGDTVLVPLPVFASVPDEHFPYPPSVADMDQDGIPEVIAASLEGELFVWHPRDADGDGYADEPFRATVMSPIMTAPLIRSGSVAQIALGLSDGNVFVLDFKENYFFYAKLTDESIIGLADLTPFGSSDWIVVSSSGDVLRMDEKGDQVWKSSLSADGEFQGPAVADINSDGSPEIVISTTGGKIFVLRSDGSVLSDFDKIETNCPLSPPTIADVDYNGYPDVVLAGGGKIFAFQYNGVSVTNFPMTFEPGNVNGYYPSPVIADIDNDHFPEIFISKKSGVITAFSIAGEKRSDFPLSVSDTVAAVISLNSLDGNKFNLIARSGDGYGYVWNLNYDFDSDLLFWGDFLKDNSHNPVFAKSLTPAPSSGTKLMPVRKVYNYPNPADGKETTIRYYLEDDATMSVRIYDAAGELVKEISATGIGGLSNELIWDLTNVQSGVYLARVHAENSKKSETVIIKIAVMK
- the porV gene encoding type IX secretion system outer membrane channel protein PorV, with the translated sequence MKRSIVIISLLLLIVIGAQQAFAVSEAAVLFLMIAPGSRAAGMGNAFVAIADDPYATFYNPAGLAYVYGRKATIMHVNWLPGLVSDMFYDYLAFTMSIEGLGTIGVNVAYINMGENQGMDEFGNPTEKFFSSEYAIAATYGTTVTDDLAVGVGLRFIRSNLAPFSAGQQKGSGQASAFSFDVGLLYTFPFLNDRLKYGMAITNMGPKIVYIDEAQADPLPTNFRAGFAFHLINQKYNKLTLSTEINKLLVTPPKNENDQADPFYEAIITSWYDEPFQRELDKITRAVGIEYIYNNLIALRGGYYFDKEGKVKYLTFGAGIQYSLYSFDFSYVSAEQGHPLANTMRYTMQIGF